AATTCATGGAGAAGTTATAAATGATACTCCTCCATCAAAAAGAGGAGTTGCTATGGTATTTCAATCATATGCACTTTATCCTCATATGAATGTTTATGACAATATGTCATTTTCATTAAAATTACAAAAAGTACCAAAAGCTGAAATAGATCAAAGAGTTCAAAAAGCAGCTAAATCTTTACAAATGACAAACTTACTAGATAGATTACCTAAAAATCTTTCAGGAGGTCAAAGACAAAGAGTTGCAATTGGACGAGCAATAATTAGAGAGCCAAAAGTTTTCTTATTTGATGAGCCTTTATCAAATCTAGATGCAAACTTAAGATCTAATACAAGAATTGAAATTGCGAAACTACATAAACATTTAGAAGCAACAATGCTTTATGTTACACATGATCAAGTTGAAGCAATGACTCTTGCAGATAGAATTGTTGTTTTAAATAAAGGTGTTATTCAACAATTTGGATCACCAGATGAACTATATAATAGTCCTGATAATTTATTTGTTGCAGGATTTATTGGAAGTCCAAAAATGAACTTTATTGAAACTAGTAATTCAAACGAAGCAAAAAATATTGTAGAAAAAAGTGATATTGATAATAAAGCTTCTGTAAAAACAGTAGGTGTTAGACCTGAGCACATTGATTTATGCCAAAGAGATGAAGCTGATTTTACAGGTACTGTTGATTTAGTTGAGCATTTAGGTGAATATGTAATTTATTACGTAAGTTTAAGTAATGAGCAATTAATTACTGTTAAAAGTGTACAAGACCATTTAAAAGTAGGCGATGAAATTTTCATTAATTCTGCTGATAAAAGATTTTATTTCTTTGATAATGATGATAAGGCTATAAAATGATTTTAGATAAAAACTTTTTACAAAATAGTGCATTTAATAAAGCTGAATATAATTACTCGCAAGATGATTTAAGTGCAGGAATTATTCATATTGGTGTTGGAAACTTTCATAGATCTCATCAAGCTTATCTTTTAGATTCTTTATTTAATCAAAGAAAAGATTTAAATTATGGAATTATTGGTGCAGGTTTAAGAGAATATGATACTTTTATGAGAGATGATTTATTAAAACAAGATTGTTTAACTACACTTGTTCAAAGAGATGAAAATACAACTAATACAAGAGTTTTACAATCAATGATTGATTTTATTGAGGTTGATAATAACTTATTAGTTGAATCTTTATGTAATGAAAATATAAAAATTGTATCACTTACTATTACAGAAGGTGGATATTATATAGATTCTTATGGAAACTTCAATATTCAAAATGAAGAAATTCAAGCAGATATAAATAACCCTGATAATCCAAAAACAGCTTTTGGAATATTAATAAAAGCATTAAAAATCAGAAAAGAAAAAGGTCTTAATCCTTTTACTCTTTTAACGTGCGATAATATTGCACATAATGGAAATGTTTTAAGAAATGTAATGGTTAAAATGTCACAGCAAATTGATGCAGACTTAAGTGAATATATAGCAAGTAATGTATCTTGTCCAAACTCTATGGTTGATAGAATTACACCAACTGCAACAAAAGAAGATATTGCATTTATTCAAAGTGAATATGGGTATATTGATAATAGACCTGTATTTTCAGAGCCTTTTATACAATGGATTATAGAAGATAACTTTTGTAATGGAAGACCAGCACTTGAAGAAGTTGGAGTAATGTTTGTTGATGATATAGAACCATATGAATTAATGAAAATTAGAATGCTTAATGGTTCACATGCAGCAATTTCATCTGTAAGTGCATTGTTAGATATAGATTACGTACATGAAGCTTTAGAAAATGAAACTGTAAAGACATTTTTAGACAGTATTATAAACAAAGAAGTAATACCAGTACTAAAAGATATTGTTACAGATATTAATCTTGATGAATATTATAATACTGTAATAACAAGATTTGCTAATCCATATATAAAAGATACGATTACAAGAATTTGTTTTGATAACTCTAACAAGCAACCAAAATTTATAATTGATAGTATAAAAGATGGAATTAAAAATAATGTTAATGTAGATGGACTTATTTTAGCTTGTGCTTTATGGTGTAGATACTCAATTGGAACAGATGAAAATGGAAAAGAGTTAGATATAAATGATGCTAGAAAAGATAAACTAAAAGATTTAGCACTAGAAGCAAAAGATAATCCAATTGTATTTATTCAATTTGATGAAATTTATGGAACATTATCTCAAAATACTTATTTCTCTGAAACTTTTACTAAATTCTTAAATAGTATTTGGGAAAATGGTGTAGAAAATACAGTTAAAAATTATAATAAACAATAATACATATTAAAGGAAAAGAAAAATGATTATATGTTGTGGAGAAGCATTAATAGATATGATTCCTAGTCATCTTGATAATGGAGAAACAGCTTTTATACCTAAAATTGGTGGAGCTGTTTTAAATACATCAAT
This sequence is a window from Poseidonibacter parvus. Protein-coding genes within it:
- a CDS encoding ABC transporter ATP-binding protein; amino-acid sequence: MLGVELKNVVKAYEGTTIIQGANLQIKKGEFVVFVGPSGCGKSTLMRTIAGLEEITSGEISIHGEVINDTPPSKRGVAMVFQSYALYPHMNVYDNMSFSLKLQKVPKAEIDQRVQKAAKSLQMTNLLDRLPKNLSGGQRQRVAIGRAIIREPKVFLFDEPLSNLDANLRSNTRIEIAKLHKHLEATMLYVTHDQVEAMTLADRIVVLNKGVIQQFGSPDELYNSPDNLFVAGFIGSPKMNFIETSNSNEAKNIVEKSDIDNKASVKTVGVRPEHIDLCQRDEADFTGTVDLVEHLGEYVIYYVSLSNEQLITVKSVQDHLKVGDEIFINSADKRFYFFDNDDKAIK
- a CDS encoding mannitol dehydrogenase family protein, yielding MILDKNFLQNSAFNKAEYNYSQDDLSAGIIHIGVGNFHRSHQAYLLDSLFNQRKDLNYGIIGAGLREYDTFMRDDLLKQDCLTTLVQRDENTTNTRVLQSMIDFIEVDNNLLVESLCNENIKIVSLTITEGGYYIDSYGNFNIQNEEIQADINNPDNPKTAFGILIKALKIRKEKGLNPFTLLTCDNIAHNGNVLRNVMVKMSQQIDADLSEYIASNVSCPNSMVDRITPTATKEDIAFIQSEYGYIDNRPVFSEPFIQWIIEDNFCNGRPALEEVGVMFVDDIEPYELMKIRMLNGSHAAISSVSALLDIDYVHEALENETVKTFLDSIINKEVIPVLKDIVTDINLDEYYNTVITRFANPYIKDTITRICFDNSNKQPKFIIDSIKDGIKNNVNVDGLILACALWCRYSIGTDENGKELDINDARKDKLKDLALEAKDNPIVFIQFDEIYGTLSQNTYFSETFTKFLNSIWENGVENTVKNYNKQ